A window from Pyrococcus yayanosii CH1 encodes these proteins:
- a CDS encoding thiamine-phosphate kinase, translating into MREREIIELFLKEVELQGDLPLGDDAGAIKLGNAWIVVTSDMLVWGTDVPPIMTPEQAGMKVVIMNLSDVAAMGAKPLGFFFSLGIPRDIGEDVLRGIAKGIGRAANLYRVPVLSGDTNEGRELVIDGGALGLTERPLLRSGARPGDLVCVTGDLGRALAGLLTWKKGLNISPSIRRSLYEKLLEPTARVEEGIELGKVANAAIDVSDGLSKELHILAEMSGVRIVVEEDRIPIGEGVQEVAELLGFDPIELALTSGEEFELVFTVSPERVYELSFDFSIIGRVDAGKGVYIERGGRKERMPLFGWEHFAEGLL; encoded by the coding sequence ATGAGGGAGCGCGAAATCATTGAGCTCTTCCTGAAGGAGGTGGAGCTCCAAGGCGACCTGCCGCTAGGGGACGATGCAGGAGCAATAAAGCTCGGAAATGCTTGGATAGTCGTTACAAGCGATATGCTCGTGTGGGGCACGGACGTTCCTCCTATAATGACCCCGGAGCAAGCCGGAATGAAGGTCGTCATCATGAACCTGAGCGACGTCGCTGCAATGGGGGCAAAGCCCCTGGGCTTCTTCTTCTCACTGGGCATTCCACGTGATATTGGGGAAGACGTTCTAAGGGGAATAGCAAAGGGTATTGGAAGGGCGGCTAACCTCTACAGAGTTCCTGTCCTGAGTGGGGACACTAATGAGGGAAGAGAGCTAGTAATAGACGGAGGAGCCCTCGGTCTGACAGAACGGCCCCTTTTGAGGAGTGGGGCACGACCCGGCGACCTCGTGTGCGTTACGGGGGATTTAGGAAGGGCCCTTGCGGGTTTGCTAACGTGGAAAAAAGGACTCAATATATCTCCCTCAATCAGGAGATCCCTCTACGAGAAGCTACTTGAACCAACGGCCAGGGTGGAGGAGGGAATCGAGCTGGGGAAGGTGGCAAATGCGGCCATAGATGTCAGCGACGGTCTAAGCAAGGAGCTCCACATCCTTGCCGAGATGAGCGGCGTTAGGATAGTTGTGGAGGAGGACCGCATACCTATAGGGGAGGGCGTACAAGAGGTTGCGGAGTTGCTCGGCTTTGACCCCATTGAGTTGGCCCTCACGAGTGGAGAGGAGTTCGAGCTCGTATTCACGGTAAGTCCAGAAAGGGTCTATGAACTTAGCTTCGACTTCTCAATCATTGGAAGGGTGGATGCGGGAAAGGGTGTTTACATAGAGCGTGGAGGGAGAAAGGAGAGGATGCCGCTCTTTGGATGGGAGCACTTCGCGGAGGGACTGCTGTGA
- a CDS encoding ECF transporter S component: MKEETLIAYANYFKAIVGIIVVVYVTYILFNKEKFKTPFVLAISGVMTALVAVVTMFIQINIPASQGYLNFGDTMVMLAAILFGPLVGAFAGGVGSALADIFSGYAHWSIFTLMIKGVEGLVVGYLAKGEANYSRILVATIAGSSVMVIGYVGVAYLLYGVAGATIELYNDIVQATTGIIVGGGLGYALKRRLAGIM, translated from the coding sequence ATGAAGGAGGAGACGTTGATAGCGTACGCGAACTACTTTAAAGCGATCGTGGGGATAATAGTTGTGGTTTACGTAACTTACATCCTCTTCAACAAGGAGAAGTTCAAGACGCCATTTGTCCTCGCAATCTCGGGTGTCATGACGGCCCTCGTGGCCGTCGTTACGATGTTCATCCAGATAAACATACCAGCCTCGCAGGGATACCTCAATTTCGGCGACACGATGGTTATGCTTGCCGCCATTTTGTTCGGCCCCCTAGTTGGTGCCTTCGCCGGCGGCGTGGGTTCTGCCCTCGCGGACATCTTCAGTGGCTACGCCCACTGGTCCATCTTCACCCTAATGATAAAGGGAGTCGAGGGTCTGGTTGTCGGGTACCTGGCAAAGGGCGAGGCTAACTATTCGAGGATACTGGTGGCGACTATTGCTGGTAGTTCCGTCATGGTCATAGGTTATGTCGGTGTCGCTTACCTGCTTTATGGGGTAGCTGGTGCTACGATCGAGCTGTATAACGACATAGTCCAGGCAACGACTGGTATAATAGTGGGCGGGGGCTTGGGGTATGCCCTCAAAAGAAGGCTTGCTGGCATAATGTAA
- a CDS encoding family 4B encapsulin nanocompartment shell protein encodes MGKKEEFLDQLIELINTAIRELEEEGLSPDILLAGSEFLKYSLDIIEGLSLSVYEIKELGNDAIIADSKYIGQLKKASRRISIEPLLQEEEWEEILKNLPEIED; translated from the coding sequence ATGGGAAAAAAGGAGGAATTCCTAGATCAGCTCATCGAGCTTATCAATACCGCCATAAGGGAGCTTGAAGAGGAGGGACTTAGCCCAGACATATTGCTGGCCGGGAGCGAGTTTCTCAAATATTCCCTGGATATTATTGAGGGACTGAGTCTCTCCGTTTACGAGATAAAGGAGCTGGGAAACGATGCCATCATTGCGGATTCAAAGTACATCGGGCAGCTCAAAAAGGCCTCAAGGAGGATATCAATAGAACCCTTACTTCAAGAAGAAGAGTGGGAAGAAATCCTGAAGAACCTGCCCGAGATTGAAGATTAA
- a CDS encoding aromatic amino acid transport family protein, with protein sequence MKRLTLAEASAILIGTQIGAGVLGLPYALKDTGFAGIMVVIAVGILTLITALFVLELAVQRGGTLTSLARETLGRAGGWLMLASISVLSYGALIAYVAGSGDILSSLLGLDKAICATIFWLAMSWIVLMGLKASGEAELALNFLLLGALAVAVVLMLPRVNVDNLGIGSPSAVISGVGVAIFAYVSHMVVPEMYRGLGDSEETKKAVLIGYLVPMVFYALFVLAFVGALGGKTPELATSALEEYYGSLGRFVGLILPLAAISTSYIGIALAQMDNLREAFKLDKRTAWLLTVVPPLLVYFAGLKSFVRALWLAGTFGGLLYAGILPVAMYLRVKSECVRVPHGVAYFAGAIFLLVLLYSVASLV encoded by the coding sequence ATGAAGAGGTTGACCCTGGCAGAGGCGAGTGCCATACTAATCGGAACCCAGATAGGGGCTGGTGTACTTGGTCTTCCTTACGCTCTCAAGGATACTGGCTTCGCGGGAATAATGGTTGTCATCGCCGTCGGTATACTCACGCTCATCACGGCCCTTTTCGTCCTTGAGCTGGCCGTTCAGAGAGGCGGGACGCTTACATCCCTCGCTCGCGAGACGCTTGGAAGGGCGGGCGGCTGGCTTATGCTCGCCAGCATCTCCGTGTTGAGCTACGGTGCCCTCATAGCTTACGTCGCTGGGAGTGGTGATATTTTATCCTCTCTTCTTGGCCTTGACAAAGCGATCTGTGCAACTATCTTCTGGCTTGCCATGAGCTGGATAGTGCTTATGGGTCTTAAAGCTTCGGGAGAGGCCGAATTAGCGCTAAATTTTCTCCTGCTTGGTGCCCTGGCTGTAGCAGTCGTCCTGATGCTTCCAAGGGTTAACGTCGATAATTTGGGCATTGGCTCACCATCCGCAGTCATCTCGGGGGTGGGAGTCGCTATCTTCGCCTATGTTAGCCACATGGTAGTTCCTGAGATGTACAGGGGGCTTGGAGATTCTGAGGAGACGAAGAAGGCCGTTCTAATTGGCTATCTCGTGCCCATGGTCTTCTATGCACTCTTCGTCCTCGCATTCGTCGGTGCCCTTGGCGGTAAGACACCTGAACTGGCAACTTCTGCCCTTGAAGAATACTACGGAAGCCTTGGCAGATTCGTTGGCTTAATTCTCCCGCTTGCAGCGATAAGCACAAGCTACATCGGGATAGCCCTTGCTCAAATGGACAACCTCCGCGAGGCCTTCAAGCTCGACAAGAGAACCGCCTGGCTCCTTACGGTGGTTCCGCCCTTACTGGTATACTTTGCGGGTTTGAAGAGCTTTGTCAGGGCTCTATGGCTCGCCGGGACCTTCGGTGGTCTCCTCTACGCCGGGATTCTGCCTGTGGCAATGTACCTCAGGGTAAAGAGTGAATGCGTGAGGGTTCCCCATGGCGTCGCTTACTTCGCCGGTGCGATCTTCCTGCTGGTTCTCCTGTACTCAGTTGCCTCCCTCGTTTAA
- a CDS encoding phosphorylating glyceraldehyde-3-phosphate dehydrogenase: MKVKVGINGYGTIGKRVAYAVTRQDDMELIGVTKTKPDFEAYRAEELGIPVYAASEEFLPRFEKAGFEVAGTLNDLLEKVDVIIDATPGGMGAKNKPIYEKAGVKAIFQGGEKADVAQVSFVAQANYEKALGKDYVRVVSCNTTGLVRTLSAIQDYIDYVYAVMIRRAADPNDIKRGPINAIKPSVTVPSHHGPDVQTVIPINIETSAFVVPTTIMHVHSVMVELKKPLEAKDVIEIFENTTRVILFEKEKGFESTAQLIEFARDLHREWNNLYEIAVWKESISVRGNRLFYIQAVHQESDVVPENIDAIRAMFEMADKWESIKKTNESLGILK, encoded by the coding sequence ATGAAGGTCAAGGTTGGGATAAACGGCTACGGAACGATAGGAAAGCGCGTCGCTTACGCCGTCACAAGGCAGGATGATATGGAGCTCATCGGAGTAACCAAGACGAAGCCCGATTTCGAGGCCTACAGGGCAGAGGAGCTCGGCATCCCGGTCTATGCGGCGAGCGAGGAGTTCCTCCCGCGCTTTGAAAAGGCTGGCTTCGAGGTAGCAGGAACGCTGAACGACCTCCTAGAGAAGGTAGACGTCATAATCGATGCCACTCCCGGCGGAATGGGGGCCAAGAACAAGCCCATCTACGAAAAGGCTGGCGTCAAAGCGATTTTCCAGGGCGGTGAGAAGGCGGACGTCGCCCAGGTCTCCTTCGTTGCCCAGGCCAACTACGAGAAGGCTCTCGGCAAGGACTATGTCCGCGTGGTTTCGTGCAACACGACGGGTCTCGTTAGAACCCTCAGTGCTATACAAGACTACATAGATTACGTTTATGCCGTGATGATTCGCCGTGCAGCAGACCCGAACGACATAAAGAGGGGGCCGATAAACGCCATAAAGCCAAGCGTTACCGTGCCATCGCACCATGGGCCAGATGTCCAAACGGTTATCCCGATAAACATTGAAACGAGTGCCTTCGTCGTGCCGACCACGATAATGCATGTACACAGCGTCATGGTCGAGCTCAAGAAGCCCCTTGAGGCCAAGGATGTAATTGAGATTTTCGAGAACACTACAAGGGTTATCCTCTTCGAGAAGGAGAAGGGCTTCGAGAGCACGGCCCAGCTCATAGAGTTCGCCCGCGACCTGCACAGGGAGTGGAACAACCTCTACGAGATAGCCGTCTGGAAGGAGAGCATAAGCGTGAGAGGAAACAGACTCTTTTACATCCAGGCTGTCCACCAGGAGAGTGATGTAGTGCCTGAGAACATCGATGCGATAAGGGCCATGTTCGAGATGGCGGATAAATGGGAGAGCATAAAAAAGACGAACGAGAGCCTTGGAATTTTGAAGTGA
- a CDS encoding 50S ribosomal protein L35ae: MRMKAVVLSYRRSKENQHNYHMIIKPLDINSREEAAKLIGRLVIWKSPSGKILKGKITRVHGTKGAVRVRFEKGLPGQALGDYVEIL, translated from the coding sequence ATGAGGATGAAGGCTGTCGTGCTCAGCTACAGGAGGAGCAAGGAGAATCAGCACAACTACCACATGATAATCAAGCCCCTTGACATCAACAGCAGGGAGGAGGCGGCCAAGCTCATTGGAAGGCTCGTGATATGGAAGAGCCCGAGCGGAAAGATCCTGAAGGGCAAGATAACGAGGGTTCACGGAACGAAGGGGGCCGTTAGGGTCAGGTTCGAGAAGGGACTCCCTGGCCAGGCCCTCGGTGACTACGTCGAGATTCTTTGA
- a CDS encoding tRNA (guanine(10)-N(2))-dimethyltransferase, with translation MELVEVKEGKARVLVPKAESIYNAPVFYNPRMALNRDVAVLLLNLLKPGKVLDALAATGIRGLRFALETPAKEVWLNDISEEAYALMRRNVALNFGEEPIVKGERAYLQADKLIVVNRGDANRLMAEKHRYFHFIDLDPFGSPMEFLDTALRAVKRKGILGVTATDAAPLCGAHPKACIRKYLAVPLRGELCHEVGTRILVGVIARYAAKYDLGIEVLLAYYKDHYFRAFIRLRDGAKKGDESLEQLGYVYFDERTGRFDVERGFLPTKPSAYGPVWLGPLKSEELVEEMMKLAEGMELAEKKRALKLLAILREELDVPLFYDTHALGRRLGIQPRKVGEIIERLRELGYNASRTHFSPTAVKTDAPFEEVVRAMAR, from the coding sequence ATGGAGCTAGTAGAGGTTAAGGAGGGTAAGGCAAGGGTTCTCGTTCCGAAGGCGGAAAGCATATACAATGCTCCAGTCTTCTACAACCCTCGGATGGCCCTCAACAGGGACGTGGCAGTTCTCCTGCTCAACCTCCTCAAGCCGGGAAAGGTTCTCGATGCTCTTGCCGCCACTGGCATAAGAGGCCTCCGCTTCGCCCTTGAGACTCCCGCAAAGGAGGTCTGGCTCAATGACATAAGCGAGGAGGCCTACGCACTTATGAGAAGGAATGTGGCCCTCAACTTCGGCGAGGAGCCCATCGTCAAGGGAGAGAGGGCCTATCTTCAAGCCGATAAGCTAATCGTTGTGAACAGGGGCGACGCTAACAGGCTGATGGCAGAGAAACACCGCTACTTCCACTTCATAGACCTCGACCCCTTCGGCTCTCCCATGGAGTTCCTTGACACTGCCCTGAGGGCCGTCAAGCGTAAGGGCATCCTTGGGGTTACGGCAACCGATGCTGCTCCACTCTGCGGGGCCCATCCGAAGGCCTGCATTAGGAAGTACCTTGCCGTCCCCCTCAGGGGAGAGCTCTGCCATGAGGTAGGCACGAGGATACTCGTTGGCGTGATAGCGAGGTATGCCGCCAAGTATGATCTCGGGATAGAGGTGCTCTTGGCTTATTACAAAGACCACTACTTCAGGGCCTTTATCAGGCTCAGAGATGGTGCCAAGAAAGGTGATGAGAGCCTTGAGCAGCTCGGCTATGTTTACTTCGACGAGAGGACGGGTAGGTTTGATGTTGAGAGGGGCTTCCTCCCGACGAAGCCGAGCGCTTACGGTCCGGTCTGGCTCGGTCCTCTGAAGAGCGAGGAGCTTGTGGAGGAGATGATGAAGCTTGCGGAGGGAATGGAACTAGCCGAGAAGAAGAGGGCCCTCAAGCTCCTGGCCATCCTTAGGGAAGAACTCGACGTTCCCCTCTTCTACGACACCCATGCCCTCGGGAGGAGGCTCGGCATCCAGCCGAGGAAGGTGGGGGAGATCATAGAGAGGCTCAGGGAGTTGGGTTACAATGCTTCAAGGACTCACTTCTCCCCGACGGCCGTCAAGACGGATGCTCCTTTCGAGGAGGTCGTTCGTGCCATGGCTCGTTAG
- a CDS encoding pantoate kinase: MLIRAFVPAHITAFFVPVIEEDPLKSGSLGAGINLDKGTNVFLSVEEGHEGNIHVTFNGEPVKREEAVITYWVAERLLPQDFIGEIEIWQYFDFPNGHGFANSAGGALGTALTLAYRFGRTLLQAARTAHEAEVRHGGGLGDVVAQLHGGIEMRVKAGGPGVAVVDNILVEGYRVLAIPLGRMGTKEVLEGDVIEAIRRAGEEALEKLLREPTAENMMRLAREFAEGTGLLEGELLEVAREIDRVLSLPSSMVMLGKSLFALVRENEVKNVKALMMDLNLPYELCGIYWGRPVVGRWIGGE; the protein is encoded by the coding sequence ATGCTGATAAGGGCCTTCGTTCCGGCTCACATAACCGCTTTCTTCGTGCCCGTCATAGAGGAGGACCCTCTGAAGAGCGGCTCCCTCGGAGCGGGAATAAACCTCGACAAGGGAACGAACGTATTCCTGAGTGTAGAGGAGGGCCATGAGGGTAACATTCACGTGACCTTCAACGGTGAGCCCGTGAAAAGGGAAGAGGCCGTAATAACCTACTGGGTGGCGGAGCGGCTTCTGCCCCAAGACTTTATCGGCGAGATTGAGATATGGCAGTATTTTGACTTCCCTAACGGCCACGGCTTTGCTAACAGCGCCGGCGGAGCCCTCGGGACGGCCCTAACCCTTGCGTACCGCTTCGGCCGAACCCTCCTTCAGGCCGCGAGGACGGCTCACGAAGCTGAGGTGAGGCACGGGGGAGGTCTTGGCGACGTCGTGGCACAGCTACACGGCGGCATCGAGATGAGGGTGAAAGCTGGAGGGCCGGGGGTGGCGGTTGTGGATAACATACTGGTCGAGGGATACAGGGTACTCGCGATCCCCCTTGGCAGAATGGGCACAAAGGAAGTGCTTGAAGGAGACGTTATCGAGGCCATAAGGCGGGCCGGTGAAGAAGCTTTGGAGAAGCTCCTGAGAGAGCCGACGGCGGAGAACATGATGAGGCTTGCCAGGGAGTTCGCCGAAGGAACGGGCCTGCTTGAGGGTGAGCTTCTGGAGGTCGCCCGCGAGATAGACCGGGTTCTTAGCCTTCCGAGCTCCATGGTGATGCTGGGGAAGAGCCTCTTCGCCCTAGTTAGGGAAAACGAGGTGAAGAATGTTAAAGCCCTCATGATGGACCTCAACCTTCCCTACGAGCTCTGCGGAATATACTGGGGAAGACCCGTGGTAGGAAGGTGGATTGGGGGTGAGTAA
- the xerA gene encoding site-specific tyrosine recombinase/integron integrase, with product MSLEEFSTFLELEGKSEHTVRMYTYYVARFLEEEGELSSRSALRFLAKLRKKGYSMRSINLVVQALKAYFRFEGLEEEAEKLKSPKVPRTLPKSLTVEEVRRLLSVIPPTKRRDRLIVLLLYGAGLRVSELCNLKKSDIDFERSLIIVRGGKGGKDRVVPISKVLLEGIRAYLESRNDDSEYLLVEERRKRKDRLSPKTVWYLLKKYGERAGVEVTPHRLRHSFATHMLERGVDIRVIQELLGHSNLATTQIYTKVTVRHLREAQERARLIEELGVG from the coding sequence GTGAGCCTCGAGGAGTTCTCTACCTTCCTCGAGCTGGAGGGCAAGAGTGAACACACTGTCCGCATGTACACCTACTACGTGGCAAGGTTCCTCGAGGAGGAGGGTGAGCTGAGCTCCCGCTCGGCATTGCGATTTCTCGCCAAGCTCAGGAAGAAGGGCTACTCCATGAGGAGTATAAACTTAGTCGTTCAAGCCCTGAAGGCCTACTTTCGGTTCGAGGGGCTGGAGGAGGAGGCTGAGAAACTGAAGAGTCCCAAGGTTCCAAGGACCCTGCCGAAGAGCCTTACCGTCGAGGAGGTCAGGCGCCTTCTTTCCGTAATTCCTCCCACAAAGCGAAGAGACAGGCTGATAGTTCTCCTCCTGTACGGTGCAGGTCTGCGAGTAAGTGAGCTCTGCAACCTGAAGAAATCCGACATCGACTTCGAGCGCTCCCTCATCATCGTCCGAGGCGGCAAGGGCGGAAAGGACAGGGTGGTTCCAATATCAAAGGTCCTCCTAGAGGGGATAAGGGCCTACCTCGAATCGAGGAACGATGACAGCGAATATCTGCTCGTGGAGGAGAGGAGGAAGAGAAAGGACAGGCTGTCGCCGAAGACAGTCTGGTACCTGCTGAAGAAGTACGGGGAGAGGGCCGGCGTTGAGGTCACGCCACACAGGCTTAGGCACAGCTTCGCGACACACATGCTCGAGCGGGGTGTCGACATAAGGGTGATTCAGGAGCTGCTCGGCCACTCAAACCTCGCGACGACACAGATATACACGAAGGTCACCGTCAGGCATCTAAGAGAGGCTCAGGAGAGGGCTAGGCTCATAGAGGAGCTGGGGGTAGGTTGA
- a CDS encoding toprim domain-containing protein: MTIVDVRILVEGASDVEVISKALQGLALGSEYNITISSIIPTTNVDIAKSAAAGADLLIIATDADRVGRELAERLFQELSDMVGHIERMKLPLGHDLEHVDVELVRKELKNALVRAGLKALQLLPDYMALRRDFLDLKGKYEELQKEKENLEKELEDLKKKYEELQAEYARLREENENLNQIIKRKVNIFKLEEKWKELFPEAELPDESIIAEAVKKLGFAGKVIAGQGYIYSEDEGLVEELLRTVYLSMIIAKTKAKEEQEEEERPEVEEEVVE, encoded by the coding sequence ATGACGATAGTGGACGTCCGGATACTCGTGGAGGGGGCAAGCGACGTTGAGGTCATCAGTAAGGCCCTCCAAGGATTGGCCTTGGGTAGCGAGTACAACATAACGATATCCTCCATAATTCCAACGACCAACGTCGATATAGCAAAGAGCGCGGCCGCAGGGGCTGACCTGCTGATAATAGCAACTGATGCCGACAGGGTTGGGAGGGAGCTCGCCGAGAGGCTCTTCCAAGAGCTCAGCGATATGGTCGGCCACATAGAGAGGATGAAGCTCCCCCTCGGCCACGACCTTGAACATGTGGACGTCGAGCTCGTCAGAAAGGAGCTCAAGAATGCCCTCGTCAGGGCCGGCCTGAAGGCGCTCCAGCTCCTTCCTGACTACATGGCCCTTAGGAGGGACTTCCTCGACCTTAAGGGCAAGTACGAGGAGCTCCAGAAGGAGAAGGAAAACTTGGAGAAGGAGCTCGAGGACCTGAAGAAGAAGTACGAGGAGCTTCAGGCTGAATACGCGAGGCTGAGGGAGGAGAATGAGAACCTAAACCAGATAATAAAGAGGAAGGTGAACATATTCAAGCTCGAAGAGAAATGGAAGGAGCTCTTCCCCGAGGCTGAGCTACCTGATGAATCAATCATAGCGGAGGCCGTCAAGAAGCTTGGATTTGCTGGGAAAGTGATAGCGGGCCAAGGATACATTTACTCAGAGGATGAGGGTCTCGTTGAGGAGCTCCTCAGGACGGTTTACCTAAGTATGATTATAGCGAAGACCAAGGCCAAGGAGGAGCAAGAGGAAGAGGAGAGGCCCGAGGTTGAAGAGGAGGTTGTCGAGTGA
- a CDS encoding methionine adenosyltransferase: MARNIIVEELVRTPVEKQKVELVERKGIGHPDSIADGIAEAVSRALCREYIKRYGIILHHNTDQVEVVGGRAYPRFGGGEVIKPMYILLSGRAVELVDKEMFPVHEVAIKAAKDYLRKTIRHLDVENHVVIDSRIGQGSVDLVSVFNKAKENPIPLANDTSFGVGYAPLSETERLVLEAERLLNGEKFKKEWPAVGEDIKVMGLRRGDEIDLTIAAAIVDSEVANPNEYMEVKEGIYEAVKELAKEITSRKVNIYVNTADDPEKDIYYITVTGTSAEAGDDGSVGRGNRVNGLITPNRHMSMEAAAGKNPVSHVGKIYNLLAMLIARDVAEALPVEEVYVRILSQIGKPIDQPLVASIQIIPKEGHSVREMERDAYAIADEWLANITKIQKMILEDKLTVF; the protein is encoded by the coding sequence ATGGCTAGGAATATAATCGTTGAGGAGCTTGTAAGAACCCCGGTCGAGAAGCAGAAGGTGGAGCTCGTCGAGAGAAAGGGCATTGGCCACCCCGACAGCATAGCGGATGGCATAGCTGAAGCCGTAAGCAGGGCACTGTGCAGGGAGTACATCAAGCGCTACGGGATAATACTCCACCACAACACCGACCAGGTCGAGGTCGTTGGAGGAAGGGCATACCCGAGGTTCGGTGGCGGTGAGGTCATAAAGCCCATGTACATCCTCCTCTCCGGTAGGGCCGTCGAGCTCGTTGACAAGGAGATGTTCCCAGTCCACGAAGTAGCGATAAAGGCCGCCAAGGATTACCTTAGAAAGACCATAAGGCACCTTGATGTTGAGAACCACGTTGTCATCGATTCGCGCATAGGCCAGGGAAGTGTTGACCTCGTGAGCGTCTTCAACAAGGCCAAAGAAAATCCAATTCCGCTAGCGAACGATACATCTTTCGGCGTAGGCTATGCCCCGCTCAGCGAGACTGAGAGGCTCGTGCTGGAAGCGGAAAGGTTGCTCAACGGCGAGAAGTTCAAGAAGGAATGGCCCGCCGTTGGTGAGGACATAAAGGTGATGGGCCTTAGAAGGGGGGATGAGATAGACTTAACGATAGCCGCCGCGATAGTTGACAGCGAGGTTGCCAATCCGAACGAGTACATGGAAGTCAAGGAGGGCATCTACGAGGCCGTTAAGGAGCTCGCGAAGGAGATAACGAGCAGGAAGGTGAACATCTACGTGAACACGGCTGACGATCCTGAGAAGGACATTTACTACATAACCGTTACCGGAACCAGTGCCGAGGCTGGCGATGATGGAAGCGTGGGCAGGGGGAACCGCGTGAACGGCCTAATCACGCCCAACAGGCACATGAGCATGGAGGCCGCCGCAGGTAAGAACCCTGTCAGCCACGTCGGAAAGATATACAACCTCCTCGCCATGCTCATAGCCAGGGACGTCGCGGAGGCTCTGCCCGTCGAGGAGGTCTACGTCAGGATTCTCAGCCAGATAGGCAAGCCCATTGACCAGCCTCTGGTGGCCAGCATCCAGATAATCCCGAAGGAGGGTCACAGCGTCAGAGAGATGGAGAGAGACGCCTATGCCATAGCGGACGAGTGGCTCGCCAACATAACCAAGATCCAGAAGATGATACTCGAGGACAAGCTCACCGTCTTCTGA
- the rsmA gene encoding 16S rRNA (adenine(1518)-N(6)/adenine(1519)-N(6))-dimethyltransferase RsmA: MKERLFYLLSKYGLRPNEDLGQNFLIVEDVIERSVERAAIGERDTVLEVGPGLGFLTEKLAEKAGKVYAIERDARLVEILRKEYDWKNVEVIKGDALKVEWPPFNKVVSNLPYQISSPFTFRLLRHEFEVAVLMYQLEFALRMVAKPGDKNYSRLSLMVQALAEAEIAERVGRGAFYPRPKVDSAVVVIRPKPPSERVELDENLVKALFQHRRKVVAKALRESIHMLGLTKGDAKELKATLRTIPHAEKRVFQLTPENVKEIEEYLKAEGILRRR, from the coding sequence ATGAAGGAGCGGCTTTTCTATCTTCTTTCCAAATACGGCCTCAGGCCCAACGAGGATCTAGGCCAGAACTTCCTCATAGTTGAGGACGTCATAGAGAGAAGCGTCGAGAGGGCGGCCATAGGAGAAAGAGATACAGTCCTCGAAGTCGGCCCTGGCCTTGGGTTTCTCACAGAGAAGTTGGCGGAGAAGGCCGGCAAGGTCTACGCCATCGAGAGGGATGCCCGGCTAGTGGAGATACTGAGGAAGGAGTATGACTGGAAGAACGTTGAGGTAATAAAGGGTGATGCCCTCAAGGTGGAGTGGCCTCCCTTCAACAAGGTTGTCTCGAACCTTCCCTACCAGATATCTTCCCCCTTCACCTTCCGGCTCCTAAGGCATGAGTTCGAAGTGGCCGTCCTCATGTATCAGCTGGAGTTCGCCCTAAGGATGGTGGCAAAGCCCGGTGATAAGAACTACTCCCGCCTCTCCCTGATGGTCCAAGCCCTTGCAGAGGCCGAGATAGCAGAGAGGGTTGGGAGGGGAGCCTTCTATCCGAGGCCCAAGGTTGACTCGGCCGTGGTTGTAATCAGACCAAAGCCCCCGAGTGAGCGAGTCGAGCTCGACGAGAACCTCGTGAAGGCCCTTTTCCAGCACAGGAGAAAGGTAGTAGCAAAAGCCCTTAGGGAGTCTATTCACATGCTGGGCCTGACGAAGGGAGATGCGAAGGAGTTGAAAGCGACTTTGAGGACAATTCCCCACGCCGAGAAGAGAGTCTTCCAACTAACGCCCGAGAACGTGAAGGAAATAGAAGAGTATTTGAAGGCAGAGGGAATTCTCAGAAGACGGTGA